aacatgtgaccaagaggataattatcccctCTTTAGTCAATTAAGCCAATCCTTATGGGCtcaatatttaattaatatccGATGAGAAAAAAAACGTAAACCATAATATTTTGATTCCCAAAATCGTTTTCAGTTAACTAGTTGTCAATATTTACCTCTTTGTTTTTTTATTTATCGCTTTGATTATTGCACACATTTCGATATATTTTGACCGGTTAGTTAGAATTATCCTttgtaatttttatttaaaaataaaagtaGACAATTTATATTTCAAttcacaaaaaaaaaattaaaaatatatttctaACTATCCGGTCAAACCACATTAAAATGTATGCAACGATCAAtgcgacaaataaaaaaaatagaggAAGTAATTAGCATTGCGTAATCACATTATTATTACGGCAAGCGTACTAGTTTAGTGATTTCGAAGGTGATGCAAGCACGAGTAATTGTTGcacaactttcaagaaatctaCTGATATAAGGCCTTATATGAGAAACAGTGAGTTCGGATGAGTCCTGTTTCATATAATTTTTAATCCGGTTAATGgactatttttaaaaaattggtcTATACAGGATTAATCGTTGATGATGAATGCTCTAGCTACGTTTTACGCCCTTATGAATTCTGTTTTTAGATCCTTATTACGAAAGAAGGTGCTTGTATTTTTTGACGATATTTTAGTTTACAGTCCGACTAAGCAGCAACATATTGAAGACTTGGCTCAGGTCCTGCATATATTAAGTGTCCAACAGTTGTTTGCAAATGAAAATAACTATGAATTCGGGCAAGAAAAACTCAATTATTTAGGGCATGTTATTTCGGCAGAAGGGGGGGTCATGGATATGGACAAAGTCAAGGCTATGCAAGACTGGCCTGAATTTCGGAGTTTAAAAGAATTACAGGGCTTTCTCGGATTAACtagtttttttttttgaataaaccGCACTTGCATTGATCAACTCTTATCAATCTCTAGTACTTGAGAAATAAAATTAGGTGGAACGACATACCATTCCCCTATATCTGACATAGAATAAGCGGCTCTTGCTAACTCATGCGCCACTGTATTCGCAGATCGATAACTAAACCTCACTAGCACTGGACTTATGTGCTTTAATAAATAAACACAATCTGACACAAGTGTCCCAAAGAACGCCTCCCCCGGCGAGCCATTACACGCATTTACAAGGCATTTCGAATCCGACTCAAACACACAGTGCTTGAATCCCTTTTCAATCACCCACGAAAGAGCCTCTTTCATGCTAATTGCCTCAGCCTCTCTCGGGCTCCAACTGCCTTCCAGTCTACGACATCTTGCTCCTATGAAGCATCCATTTGAGTCTCGAATAACACTACCAACACCTATACTCCCATCTCCAAAAACTGCAGCATCCATATTAACTTTCACCCATCCTTTGTCTGGTTTTCTCCACGTACGGTCACCTTGCTGATTCTGCAGATTTTGATGCACTACCTTAGCTTGAGCCTCCTTCCAAACTCGAATTAAATTACACGCTGCAGCCTTTACCCCATATGCAGATCCATTTATTTTATCCCAGAGCCATCTGTTTCTCCTATTCCACAAACTCCAACTAACCATCGCGAACTGAATGCACTGATTCCTTGAGCACATCTCAAACACTTTCACCACCCCCCTGAACGCAGAATCAGTTTGAATGGTCTGCACAATTTGACTAAGCCCAACTGCATACCAGACTGTCTTTGCAAATTCACAAAAGAACAACGCATGTACATCTGTTTCTTCTGCACTATGGCACCACAGACAACGAGTATCAATACTAATCCCTTTCCCTGCTAGTGCACTCGCAGTTGGAAGGCACCATTTACTTACTTTCCAGATGAAATTTGTTACTTTATGGGGCATCCTCAATGACCACAATTTATTCCAGAACAGACGATAAGACCCATCATTCTCTCCCTGTAGCCACCTATAACAACTTTTGACCGTAAACTCACCATTTTCCTCCAGCATCCAGTACCACGAGTCTCTCCTATCCATCAACGGTATTGGGATTCGCTTAATTAATTCCACATCTCGACTATTACAAATATCATTTACAACCTCCATATCCCATCGACGCTCCTCAGGGATCATAAAACTAGCCACTGTGATACCCTGCAACTGATCCGGTATAACAGTAGTTACAAAGCCATTTGCTTTGTCTGGGAGCCATGAATCATCCCAGACCTTTGTGTCCTCTCCGTTTCCAATCTTTCTCCTAGTCCCTGCCTTCACTATGTCCATCGCAGCCATGATACTACGCCACACATAGCTTGGATTATTTCCAACTTCTGCTTCTAGAAAATTAGACTTAAGATAGTACTTAGCTTTCAAAATTGCAGACACTAACGGGTTCGATTCATTGAGAAGACGCCAACCCTGCTTAGCTAACATTGATAGATTAAAATTTTTTAAATCCCTCACCCCCAAACCCCCACAACTTTTAGGCATACACAACTTCTTCCACGATATCCACTTGACCCCTTTTCCTTTAGGTGCTCGTCCCCATAAGAAATCATTCATAGTTCTCTCCATTTCATCACACAATGTCGCTGGAATGAGAAACAAGCTCATCCAAAAACTGGAAACAGTTTGTGCAGACGAAGTTAACATCGTAAGCTTACCATGCTTAGACAGTTCTTTGTTATACCAGACTTGCAGCTTCTGTTTTATACGATCATGCAAGAAACCAAAGGCCTCGACTTTACTTTTACCCACACACATCGGCATTCCGAGGTACTTGCCTGGCTGAACGACCCGGCGCACCCCCAATATATCACATACAGCCACTTGTTCTCCCTGTCTAGTATTCAGACTGAAACCCACATCCGATTTATTATAGTTAATCACTTGCCCTGAGATATTTTCATATTTTTGCATAATGGTCTTCATCATATTTGCTTCCCTTATAGATGCCTGAAAAAAGAAATAGCAGTCGTCTGCGAATAATAGATGAGATATACGCGGAGCACCCCTTGCAATTTTACACCCATGTAAAAGGCCAGCATCTTCATAATGCCGAATCAAGCCACTTAAACCTTCTGCACAAATTATATACACATAAGGGGATAAAGGATCCCCTTGTCGAACTCCCCTCTGTGGCACCACATCTCCAAATATTTTCCTATCTCTGATAAAGCAATACGACACTGATCGAATACACTGCATTACTCTTTCTATCCATTTCTGAGGGAACTCAAACTTATGCAACATCCACTCAATATATGTCCACTCCAACCTGTCATAGGCCTTAGATACATCCACCTTCATTTCAGCTACTCCATTAATCCCCTGTGTTTTCCTGTGAATATAATGATTTGCCTCGAATGCAATCAAAGCATTATCCGTCAACAGCCTCCCCTCAATGAACGCACTTTGATTCGTAGAAATGATTGAATTAAGAGTTGGCTTTAATCTGTTTGCCAAGACTTTAGACAGAATTCTCATCAACACATTACATAAAGAGATAGGCCTAAGATCAGCTACCTTATTTGGTTTTTTCACCTTAGGAATCAGGCAAACCAGCGTCTTATTTATATCCTCTGGCATCTCTCCATATTCAAATAAACGTTGACAAGATGCCACTACATCCGCACCCACGATATCCCAATAAGCCTGAAAAAATGCCGGATTAAAACCGTCAATCCCAGGAGATTTATCAGCATGCATCCCAAACACAGCATCCTTAACTTCCTCTTCGACAATAGGCACTATCAAAGTATGACTTTCCTCCTCTGAAATTTCCTTAAATTTAACTCTCTCTGATATTCTTTCCCCTGCAGCAGTGCTACAAAACAAATTCTCAAAATACTGTGTAATAACAGTTTGAATACCCTCCTCAGTTTCTTGCCATTCCCTATTATCATCTTTCAATCTGCTAATTCTGTTATGATCCTTCCTTGTAGACGCAAATTTATGAAAAAATCGCGTATTGCTATCTCCATCACACAACTAAAATTGCTTTGCTCTCTGGCGCCAAAATATCTCCTGCTTTTCAAGCAATTTCAGATAATTCGACCTAGCTTGATCATACAACCGAACACCAGCACTATCTCTCCTGGACCTATATTTCTGCATCTCCTTACGATAATTACCCAAACTCATCTTCATATCTTTCACCATACCACCCCCCACTCTTTTAACTTAGCGCAACATCTTACCATCTTATCCATCATGTTACTTCCACCTTTATTGCTCCAATAGCCCTTAACAATATTTCTACAATCATTGTCCTCTATCCACATGTTTTCAAAACGGAACCTACCTCTTTTAGGTACATAAACTTGCCTGTTTAGCTGTAAAAACAAGGGTTTGTGATCAGAAGTTAATATTTTAAGAACCCTCACTTCAGCACCTGGAAACATCTCGATCCATTCTGATGTAGCTAATCCTCTATACAACCTCTCTTGAACCCACCGACTTGTCCCCCTCGACCTCTCCCACGTATACTTGTTCCTTGTATAGCCTAAATCAGCCAATCCACAATCCGTTATTGCTTCAGCAAAACCATCCAACAACACATGAGGCTGTTTGCTTCCACCTGTTTTCTCTTCCATTGTCACAATGTCATTAAAATCCCCGATTAGGCACCACGGTAATGTTGATGCCCCTGCTAACCTACGCATCATATCCCACGACTCTGCACGCCTTCCTCTCTCTGGATAACCATAGTACCCCGTATATCTCC
This genomic interval from Apium graveolens cultivar Ventura chromosome 8, ASM990537v1, whole genome shotgun sequence contains the following:
- the LOC141679316 gene encoding uncharacterized protein LOC141679316; amino-acid sequence: MSLIVWNCRGLANPRTVRFLNEINKTYRPSAVFLSETLVKKNKVEKVSKRLGFADCFAVDPQGHGGGVALMWKNEGGINIVDSCSNFIDFEVQHEQLGRWRYTGYYGYPERGRRAESWDMMRRLAGASTLPWCLIGDFNDIVTMEEKTGGSKQPHVLLDGFAEAITDCGLADLGYTRNKYTWERSRGTSRWVQERLYRGLATSEWIEMFPGAEVRVLKILTSDHKPLFLQLNRQVYVPKRGRFRFENMWIEDNDCRNIVKGYWSNKGGSNMMDKMDHNRISRLKDDNREWQETEEGIQTVITQYFENLFCSTAAGERISERVKFKEISEEESHTLIVPIVEEEVKDAVFGMHADKSPGIDGFNPAFFQAYWDIVGADVVASCQRLFEYGEMPEDINKTLVCLIPKVKKPNKVADLRPISLCNVLMRILSKVLANRLKPTLNSIISTNQSAFIEGRLLTDNALIAFEANHYIHRKTQGINGVAEMKVDVSKAYDRLEWTYIEWMLHKFEFPQKWIERVMQCIRSVSYCFIRDRKIFGDVVPQRGVRQGDPLSPYVYIICAEGLSGLIRHYEDAGLLHGCKIARGAPRISHLLFADDCYFFFQASIREANMMKTIMQKYENISGQVINYNKSDVGFSLNTRQGEQVAVCDILGVRRVVQPGKYLGMPMCVGKSKVEAFGFLHDRIKQKLQVWYNKELSKHGKLTMLTSSAQTVSSFWMSLFLIPATLCDEMERTMNDFLWGRAPKGKGVKWISWKKLCMPKSCGGLGVRDLKNFNLSMLAKQGWRLLNESNPLVSAILKAKYYLKSNFLEAEVGNNPSYVWRSIMAAMDIVKAGTRRKIGNGEDTKVWDDSWLPDKANGFVTTVIPDQLQGITVASFMIPEERRWDMEVVNDICNSRDVELIKRIPIPLMDRRDSWYWMLEENGEFTVKSCYRWLQGENDGSYRLFWNKLWSLRMPHKVTNFIWKVSKWCLPTASALAGKGISIDTRCLWCHSAEETDVHALFFCEFAKTVWYAVGLSQIVQTIQTDSAFRGVVKVFEMCSRNQCIQFAMVSWSLWNRRNRWLWDKINGSAYGVKAAACNLIRVWKEAQAKVVHQNLQNQQGDRTWRKPDKGWVKVNMDAAVFGDGSIGVGSVIRDSNGCFIGARCRRLEGSWSPREAEAISMKEALSWVIEKGFKHCVFESDSKCLVNACNGSPGEAFFGTLVSDCVYLLKHISPVLVRFSYRSANTVAHELARAAYSMSDIGEWYVVPPNFISQVLEIDKS